A stretch of the Nakaseomyces glabratus chromosome L, complete sequence genome encodes the following:
- the EGH1 gene encoding hydrolase (CAGL0L09493g~Ortholog(s) have steryl-beta-glucosidase activity, role in ergosteryl 3-beta-D-glucoside catabolic process and cytosol, fungal-type vacuole membrane localization), which produces MDRITIKDGQFYDSRGRVIQLRGVNFDPSVKTPYGIRSADRIDFETVDDVSFVGHPVPLPEVEDHINRLKSLGFNMIRFPITWESLEHKGPREYDYQYMDYLINVLSKIEEIGGIYVYLDPHQDVWSRASGGSGAPIWTLYSAGFNPSRFYETHAAILHSDYVNQHSKEEFVENPYPKMLWTTNYYKLACQTMFTLFFAGNIFAPKCEINGQNLQSYLQDHFIDAFIELYERIIEKAPHLIQNNCVIGIETINEPNEGLIGTPDIGEVPESRLLRLGGTPSAFQSFILGEGYETEVDMYKITSFGPKKYGKRVLNQKHENCWLTGEERDRIDKLYGWHRNDEWKAHTCIWRLHEVWEIDHESGNPKILKPKYFCEQDDIPKTIDDRYFIEVFFRDYYINFFKKIRKLSQELIVILQAPVFRMPPSIKGTNLVDDRVACAGHFYDGYTIMFKKWSGLFTIDTYGMVCKKYSNPVSSLALGTNNVKNCIKQQLYEMQIDAQKNLGLIPMIFTEIGAPYDLDDKKAYSTGDYTSQISAIDAIGHALEGNNFSFSMWCYNHENNTKWGDNWNNEDFSVWSNEKHKKDNIEVKMLSGNMPNSVKLMKETEAIRFGLPVDKLDLCGFRALDSLSRPFPISIDGEFLTAEFNHKKKTYHLEIKTKNINNETKIYVPRYHFELECCVISTTSGEIHYDPDHQIIAWKSASVGKNTLRISKRNKSACVIC; this is translated from the coding sequence ATGGACCGTATAACTATTAAAGATGGTCAATTTTACGACTCTAGAGGTAGAGTTATTCAATTGAGAGGTGTTAACTTTGATCCTAGTGTTAAGACGCCTTACGGAATCAGGTCTGCTGATAGGATTGACTTTGAGACTGTGGATGACGTAAGCTTTGTAGGCCATCCTGTGCCTCTTCCTGAGGTTGAAGATCACATTAACAGGCTCAAATCTCTGGGTTTTAACATGATAAGGTTCCCCATTACTTGGGAGTCATTAGAACACAAAGGTCCTAGAGAGTACGATTACCAGTACATGGATTACTTGATAAACGTCTTATCAAAAATCGAAGAGATTGGCGGAATCTATGTTTATCTCGATCCGCATCAAGATGTTTGGAGTAGGGCTAGTGGCGGTTCAGGTGCGCCGATTTGGACGTTGTACAGTGCTGGATTCAATCCTTCAAGGTTTTACGAAACACATGCTGCAATCTTACACTCTGATTATGTCAATCAGCATAGCAAAGAAGAGTTTGTTGAAAACCCATACCCTAAAATGTTATGGACTACAAACTACTACAAATTAGCATGTCAAACTATGtttactttattttttgccGGCAATATATTTGCTCCAAAATGTGAAATCAATGGACAGAACTTACAATCGTACTTACAGGACCATTTTATCGATGCCTTCATTGAACTTTACGAGCgtattattgaaaaagctCCGCATCTCATACAGAATAACTGTGTGATAGGTATCGAAACGATTAATGAACCAAATGAAGGTTTAATTGGAACACCTGATATTGGCGAAGTTCCCGAATCAAGACTTTTAAGATTGGGTGGCACACCTTCTGCCTTTCAAAGTTTTATCCTTGGCGAAGGGTACGAGACAGAAGTAGATATGTATAAGATAACATCATTTGGCCCTAAAAAATATGGAAAGAGAGTACTAAATCAAAAACATGAAAATTGCTGGTTAACGGgtgaagaaagagataGGATAGATAAACTATATGGCTGGCACAGAAATGATGAATGGAAGGCACATACATGCATATGGAGATTGCACGAGGTTTGGGAAATAGATCATGAGTCAGGTAATCCAAAGATATTAAAGCctaaatatttttgtgaGCAAGATGATATCCCCAAAACCATTGATGATAGATATTTTATCGAGGTGTTCTTCAGagattattatattaactttttcaaaaaaattagaaaactGTCTCAGGAATTGATAGTCATACTTCAAGCTCCGGTATTCAGAATGCCGCCAAGTATTAAGGGAACTAATTTAGTTGATGACAGAGTAGCATGCGCGGGCCACTTTTATGATGGCTATACAATAATGTTTAAAAAATGGTCTGGCTTATTCACCATAGATACTTATGGTATGGTCtgcaaaaaatattctaatCCAGTCTCTTCTTTGGCTTTAGGCACTAATAATGTTAAGAATTGTATCAAACAACAATTATATGAAATGCAAATAGATGCTCAAAAGAATTTAGGATTAATTCCAATGATATTTACCGAAATTGGTGCTCCCTATGATCTAGATGACAAGAAAGCGTATTCAACAGGTGATTATACCTCACAAATAAGTGCAATAGATGCTATAGGACACGCTTTAGAAGGaaacaatttttctttcagcATGTGGTGCTACAACCATGAAAATAACACTAAATGGGGAGATAATTGGAATAATGAAGACTTTTCAGTTTGGTCCAAtgaaaaacataaaaaagaCAATATTGAGGTTAAAATGCTTTCTGGAAATATGCCCAATAGCgtaaaattaatgaagGAGACAGAAGCAATCAGATTCGGATTACCCGTTGATAAACTTGATCTTTGTGGATTCAGAGCGTTAGATTCACTTTCAAGACCTTTCCCAATTTCTATTGATGGTGAATTTTTGACCGCTGAATTCAACCATAAGAAAAAGACATACCATCTCGAGATTAAAACAAAGAACATTAATAATGAAACAAAGATTTATGTTCCTAGATATCACTTCGAGCTGGAGTGCTGT
- a CDS encoding alkene reductase (CAGL0L09537g~Ortholog(s) have cytosol, nucleus localization), which yields MPFKHDFTPVALKDTNLFKPLKVGNTEVLQRVAMAPLSRFRADPQGNVPNKNWTEEYYRQRSQRPGTMIITEATFISAQAGGYDAAPGIWTEEQMEQWKKIFKAIHDNKSFVWVQMWALGRQAFPNNMARDGLRLDAPSADLYMSDKQKEVAKENNIAQHELTKEDIKQYIKDYVKAAKNSVESGADGVEIHSANGYLLNQFIDPKSNRRTDEYGGSIENRCRFALEVVDAVVDAIGAERTGIRLSPYGLFGNMSGGFEPSIVAHYAYLIGELEKRGIAGKRLAYIHLVEPSVTDLMLVEDQGEYKEGTNDFAYSIWKGPIIRAGNYALHPELVKEQVKDPRTLIAYGRYFISNPDIIDRLENGLPLNEQDRPTFYTPTAEGYIDYPNYNDALQLGWDKQ from the coding sequence ATGCCTTTCAAACACGATTTTACACCAGTTGCTCTAAAGGACACCAATTTATTTAAGCCATTGAAGGTTGGTAACACTGAGGTGTTACAACGTGTTGCTATGGCACCATTGTCCAGATTCAGGGCTGATCCCCAGGGAAATGTGCCAAACAAGAACTGGACAGAAGAATACTACAGACAAAGATCACAAAGGCCTGGTACTATGATTATCACGGAGGCTACTTTCATTTCAGCTCAAGCTGGTGGATACGATGCTGCCCCAGGTATTTGGACTGAGGAACAAATGGAACAATGGAAGAAGATTTTTAAAGCCATCCATGATAACAAGTCATTTGTATGGGTTCAAATGTGGGCTTTGGGAAGACAAGCATTCCCAAATAACATGGCTAGAGATGGTTTGAGATTGGATGCTCCTTCTGCTGACCTATATATGAGTGACAAGCAGAAGGAAGTTGCTAAAGAAAACAACATTGCTCAACATGAACTGACAAAGGAAGACATCAAGCAATACATCAAGGACTATGTCAAGGCCGCTAAGAACTCGGTTGAATCCGGAGCTGATGGTGTTGAAATCCATAGTGCAAACGGTTATCTGTTGAACCAATTCATTGACCCAAAATCAAACAGAAGAACTGACGAATACGGTGGTTCTATTGAAAATAGATGTAGATTTGCTCTTGAAGTGGTTGACGCTGTCGTGGATGCTATCGGTGCTGAGAGAACTGGTATCAGATTATCACCATATGGTTTGTTTGGTAACATGAGTGGCGGTTTTGAACCATCTATTGTTGCTCACTACGCTTACTTAATTGGTGAACTAGAGAAGAGAGGAATTGCAGGCAAAAGACTTGCGTACATTCACCTTGTCGAACCAAGTGTCACTGATTTGATGTTGGTTGAAGACCAAGGCGAATATAAGGAAGGTACAAATGATTTTGCATACTCCATCTGGAAGGGTCCCATCATCAGAGCTGGTAACTATGCACTACATCCAGAATTGGTTAAAGAACAAGTCAAGGATCCTAGAACCTTGATTGCTTACGGTAGATATTTCATCTCCAACCCTGACATCATTGACCGTTTAGAAAATGGTCTGCCATTAAATGAACAAGACAGACCAACCTTCTATACACCCACCGCAGAAGGTTATATTGACTATCCAAACTACAACGATGCTTTGCAACTTGGATGGGACAAGCAGTAG
- the DUT1 gene encoding bifunctional dITP/dUTP diphosphatase (CAGL0L09581g~Ortholog(s) have cytosol, nucleus localization): protein MSGNVLKVQLRSEHGIAPTKGSVYAAGYDIYASADYVIPAMGQGMVPTDISFTVPEGTYGRIAPRSGLAVKHGIQTGAGVVDRDYTGEVKIILFNHSQKDFEIKRGDRVAQLILEKIVDDAEVVVVESLEDSQRGAGGFGSTGK, encoded by the coding sequence ATGTCTGGCAACGTTCTAAAAGTGCAACTACGCTCCGAACACGGTATTGCTCCAACTAAGGGTTCTGTGTATGCCGCAGGATACGATATTTACGCCTCGGCAGACTATGTGATTCCAGCCATGGGCCAAGGTATGGTTCCAACTGACATATCCTTCACTGTCCCAGAAGGTACATACGGCAGAATTGCTCCAAGATCAGGTCTAGCGGTCAAGCACGGTATCCAGACCGGTGCTGGTGTTGTAGACAGAGACTACACTGGTGAAGTGAAGATTATACTATTCAATCACTCACAAAAGGATTTTGAAATCAAGAGAGGCGACCGTGTCGCTCAACTTATCTTAGAGAAGATTGTCGACGATGCCGAGGTAGTTGTCGTCGAATCTCTAGAGGACAGCCAGCGTGGTGCTGGTGGCTTCGGTAGTACCGGTAAGTAA
- the DSN1 gene encoding MIND complex subunit DSN1 (CAGL0L09603g~Ortholog(s) have role in attachment of spindle microtubules to kinetochore involved in homologous chromosome segregation and nuclear MIS12/MIND complex, spindle pole localization) codes for MSYHTVHMETLPMGDKDNGLHAGETDGDDEGFEFRRHSNLGVPTLGERLDSLHEIKSARRMDHFNSSRNSLRGGTASSSQQVPEVDNRAHINGINTSLQVEGNSSVKYLVPLEYVTDSGSIPRDKLIKVIDNEAALKSSLNERARNKRLSLSQRGRRLSMLSTGVDRHVIVSPHKEVPEQEFYKHVGDLSFGKSLQLRQLFNWCCDRTYTRIQEADRKKTQSQTLEENGSYGDPKKITMNIIKSFVHDLKKGTLDIDWEAEEEEEEDDYSGNGNDTELNALFDDHNDGNTRHTSARQNLTLYDDEFDITLGIQPTRPELEYRNNKKNNRQSTRKRKIQTPHKKLPNTKNVENEKNLIMLKQKIDILENDINEWANTLDSHDPQKEWQLIKDVKPDNTTPEQTITNANPVKELEDRLKAMSMNAHLLDSTSKTLLELSRIKLDKLRRAYYDTAKNEKKQIESTRLLRGLASSLN; via the coding sequence ATGTCATACCATACAGTTCATATGGAGACACTCCCCATGGGGGACAAGGATAATGGTCTGCATGCTGGTGAGACCGATGGAGATGACGAAGGATTTGAGTTTCGCAGACACAGTAACCTGGGTGTACCAACACTGGGCGAGCGATTAGACAGTTTACATGAGATAAAGAGCGCCAGAAGGATGGATCACTTCAACTCGTCACGGAACTCGTTACGAGGTGGCACTGCTAGTAGTAGTCAACAGGTTCCAGAAGTTGACAATAGAGCACATATAAATGGCATCAATACCTCTTTGCAGGTTGAAGGCAATAGCTCAGTGAAGTATCTGGTGCCTTTGGAATATGTGACCGATAGTGGTAGTATACCGCGAGACAAACTTATAAAAGTGATAGATAACGAGGCGGCTTTAAAATCATCTTTGAACGAGAGAGCAAGAAATAAGCGGTTATCTTTATCACAACGAGGCAGAAGATTATCAATGCTTTCCACTGGTGTAGATAGGCACGTTATTGTTTCACCACATAAAGAAGTGCCCGAGCAAGAGTTTTATAAGCACGTAGGTGATTTGTCCTTTGGAAAAAGTTTACAACTAAGGCAGTTATTTAACTGGTGTTGTGATAGGACATATACAAGGATACAAGAGGCTGATCGCAAGAAGACACAGAGTCAAACTCTTGAGGAGAATGGTTCATACGGCGAtcccaaaaaaataaccaTGAATATTATAAAGAGTTTTGTCCACGATTTAAAGAAAGGAACTTTAGACATTGATTGGGAAGCTgaggaggaagaagaagaagacgatTACAGCGGCAATGGAAATGATACTGAACTGAATGCCCTTTTCGATGACCATAATGATGGTAATACACGCCATACTTCTGCCAGACAAAATTTGACACTATATGATGACGAATTTGATATTACACTAGGTATCCAACCTACTAGACCAGAGTTAGAATATCggaacaacaagaagaataacAGACAAAGTacaaggaaaagaaaaatccaAACGCCACATAAAAAGCTACCAAATACCAAAAATGTGGAAAACGAGAAAAATCTAATTATGCTGAAGCAgaaaattgatatattagaGAATGATATAAATGAATGGGCTAATACCTTAGATTCACATGATCCACAGAAAGAATGGCAACTTATAAAAGATGTCAAACCGGATAACACAACCCCGGAGCaaacaattacaaatgCTAACCCAGTAAAGGAACTTGAGGATAGATTAAAGGCTATGAGTATGAATGCTCATTTACTCGACTCAACATCAAAGACACTGTTGGAATTAAGCAGGATAAAATTGGATAAGCTGCGCCGGGCATATTATGACACTGCCaagaatgaaaagaaacaaattgaAAGTACCCGATTGCTCAGAGGGTTGGCTTCATCTCTTAATTAA